Proteins from a genomic interval of Capsicum annuum cultivar UCD-10X-F1 chromosome 4, UCD10Xv1.1, whole genome shotgun sequence:
- the LOC124897989 gene encoding uncharacterized protein LOC124897989: MGFFMVKLFKEESQSTILHGGPWFIVGCFISIRKWEPNFVSSSSEIDSTTIWIRLPHLPTELYDALILQRMGNKIGLLLKVEACTSAALRGRYARISVQIPLKMPVAASISINHYIQPLLYEGEGFLCKKCRRLGHTTSICSYTLRPKQIKSKGDGASMETTTSGPENNTISEDNSQDWQTGHFTKKRKLDQKNHLTNAKETSIVKVKTFDVMSGKQRMLSLGSTAKPWLMCTSHASWLC, translated from the exons ATGGGATTTTTTATGGTAAAACTCTTCAAGGAAGAAAGCCAATCGACAATTCTCCATGGCGGCCCCTGGTTCATTGTTGGTTGCTTTATTTCAATCAGGAAGTGGGAACCCAACTTCGTGTCTAGCAGTTCCGAAATTGACTCAACTACCATATGGATCAGGTTACCCCATCTCCCTACGGAACTATATGATGCCCTCATACTTCAACGGATGGGCAACAAAATTGGTCTATTGTTGAAGGTGGAAGCATGCACTTCAGCCGCGCTAAGGGGTAGATACGCCAGGATCAGTGTCCAAATCCCACTAAAAATGCCGGTAGCTGCCTCAATATCCATTAACCATTATATTCAGCCCCTCCTCTACGAAGGAGAGGGCTTTCTATGTAAGAAATGCAGACGTCTAGGCCATACGACATCCATATGTTCATACACACTTAGACCAAAGCAAATCAAGAGCAAAGGAGATGGAGCCTCAATGGAAACCACCACTAGTGGACCAGAGAACAACACTATATCTGAAGATAACTCCCAAGACTGGCAGACTGGCCATTTTACCAAGAAAAGGAAACTGGACCAGAAAAATCATCTTACCAATGCTAAGGAAACATCCATCGTCAAGGTTAAAACCTTCGATGTGATGTCAG GGAAGCAAAGAATGCTGAGTTTAGGAAGCACTGCTAAGCCATGGTTAATGTGCACCAGCCATGCATCCTGGCTTTGCTAG